In Gammaproteobacteria bacterium, a single window of DNA contains:
- a CDS encoding hypothetical protein (Evidence 5 : Unknown function), producing MSRINRLLTLLSAPFLAGFTLLGHWWARSASARYFLTSGNYPGYLLGGDAAAFCRYHAQRYCQGQGVDVGAGRTPFPGARPVEDRFEENAYHLREPNQSLDYVFSSHCLEHLDRWPEALREWRRVLKPGGVLYLYLPHPACRMWRPTHLPYHVWQPEPDPLAAHLKTLGFEVVEVSLIPDAYLSFHLVARLNHYYDMGNGDDRG from the coding sequence ATGTCCCGGATCAACCGTCTGCTGACCCTACTCTCCGCGCCCTTTCTCGCGGGTTTCACGCTGCTCGGACACTGGTGGGCGCGTAGCGCCTCGGCACGGTACTTCCTTACCTCGGGTAATTATCCGGGGTACCTCCTGGGTGGTGATGCTGCGGCTTTTTGTCGGTATCACGCTCAGCGTTATTGCCAGGGGCAGGGCGTCGATGTCGGAGCTGGACGTACCCCCTTTCCAGGGGCGCGACCCGTAGAGGACCGATTTGAAGAAAACGCCTACCATCTTCGCGAGCCCAACCAGTCGCTTGACTATGTGTTTTCATCACACTGCCTGGAACATCTCGATCGCTGGCCCGAGGCTCTGCGCGAATGGCGTCGAGTGCTGAAACCCGGCGGTGTGTTGTACCTCTATCTCCCCCATCCGGCCTGTCGGATGTGGCGACCCACCCACCTCCCTTACCATGTCTGGCAACCTGAACCCGACCCTTTGGCGGCACATCTGAAGACTTTAGGATTCGAGGTGGTTGAAGTCAGCCTGATCCCTGACGCCTACCTGTCCTTTCACCTGGTGGCACGGCTAAACCATTATTATGACATGGGAAACGGTGACGATAGAGGCTGA